From Humisphaera borealis, the proteins below share one genomic window:
- a CDS encoding glycosyltransferase family 87 protein: MTTPLPASGASAGLLFDARFRLGIARAAGLSIPRQVATILLIAFLTYSAIRVGLHASKDMLGDWGVYYRAGIAMREHRPIYTLEEGPMLTFKNAPIIAVAAETLSMVPVTAARILFLASDFIVLAALMAMVSRLAAYVPVSKWVPAWIALVSLVLVLPYLMLQLYTGQTTVIFLGFTVLAFYLAVHDRPWAAGAALAIAICLKVVPLCFVPYLLFTPRPRQALASLLLSLAALLALPALSVGWDSNATLIAQWPAHLRDTEIPSQAWRLQNQSMFAEMARTLSSTGYHINVVSWDIHSVRFAWLGLSILSAAVLYAFVYKTRQNPWARATHLALLIIYMTIFNPLAWRYNYLALAVPYVVVLTALCHSPRDRLTWVLLASAVVLTFTPYHAQIYGARLAGAMMLMAAVIRSFQRASRLRDAGDLLVPRVSDTSRSAC, from the coding sequence ATGACCACTCCCCTTCCTGCCAGTGGCGCTTCTGCGGGACTGTTGTTCGATGCCAGGTTTCGGCTGGGGATCGCCAGGGCCGCCGGGTTGTCCATTCCGCGACAGGTGGCAACGATACTGCTGATCGCGTTTCTCACCTACTCCGCAATTCGTGTGGGGCTACACGCGTCCAAGGACATGCTCGGCGACTGGGGCGTGTACTACCGCGCCGGCATTGCCATGCGCGAACATCGACCGATCTACACGCTTGAAGAGGGCCCGATGCTGACCTTCAAGAACGCGCCGATTATCGCCGTCGCGGCCGAGACACTGAGCATGGTCCCGGTCACCGCGGCCAGAATCCTGTTCCTGGCATCCGACTTCATCGTTCTCGCCGCCTTGATGGCAATGGTGTCGCGGCTGGCGGCATATGTGCCGGTCAGCAAGTGGGTGCCTGCCTGGATCGCGCTGGTATCGCTCGTACTGGTCCTCCCCTACTTGATGTTGCAACTCTACACCGGTCAGACCACGGTGATTTTTCTGGGGTTTACAGTGCTGGCGTTCTATCTGGCGGTTCACGACCGACCGTGGGCGGCCGGAGCCGCGCTGGCCATCGCGATCTGCCTGAAGGTGGTGCCCCTATGTTTCGTTCCGTATCTTCTGTTTACACCCCGACCGCGGCAGGCGCTCGCGTCGCTGCTACTGAGCCTTGCCGCTCTGCTCGCGCTTCCGGCGCTCTCGGTTGGATGGGATTCCAATGCGACATTGATCGCACAGTGGCCGGCACACTTGCGCGACACAGAGATTCCATCGCAGGCATGGCGGCTTCAGAATCAGTCGATGTTCGCCGAAATGGCGCGAACACTTTCTTCCACCGGATACCACATCAATGTCGTCTCCTGGGACATCCATTCGGTCCGATTTGCCTGGCTGGGCCTGAGCATTCTATCGGCGGCCGTGCTTTATGCTTTCGTCTATAAAACGCGGCAAAACCCGTGGGCCCGGGCGACGCACCTTGCGCTTCTGATCATCTACATGACGATCTTTAATCCACTCGCCTGGAGGTACAACTATCTGGCGCTGGCCGTTCCGTATGTCGTCGTGCTGACCGCGTTGTGCCATTCGCCCCGTGACCGCCTGACGTGGGTGTTGCTTGCTTCGGCCGTTGTGCTCACGTTTACCCCCTATCATGCGCAGATCTATGGCGCGCGACTGGCCGGTGCGATGATGTTGATGGCGGCGGTTATTCGCTCATTCCAGCGCGCCAGTCGACTGCGTGATGCGGGCGACCTGCTGGTCCCTCGAGTTTCAGATACAAGTCGCTCGGCATGCTGA
- the pdxA gene encoding 4-hydroxythreonine-4-phosphate dehydrogenase PdxA: MSDYRPTLAITLGEPSGIGPEVIVKALADPVLRQRAKYVIYGMNELLAYAADLAEFDVFWWRDPYQGRLRSYPHDVVVVDYDSYNFLGTDIRGPSKMGGEASMRFCLDAIDAAMNGLVDGIVTAPIAKESWKLAGYGYPGHTELFASRTQAKRHAMMFAGGPLKVVLCTVHVPLNGLWGKLNIGAVFHPIELIHQAMVEWFDTPNPRIAVAGLNPHASENGQFGDEEERIITPAIQMAREQGIDATGPYPPDTVFLAAKDGKYDAVVAMYHDQGLIPVKLLAFDRAVNVTIGLPIIRTSPDHGTAFDIVGKNRANPGSMRAAIELAIEMAVKKHDRLKSHPPTPMFGDGASSGAGNE; the protein is encoded by the coding sequence ATGTCTGACTACCGACCCACCCTCGCGATCACCCTTGGCGAACCATCCGGCATCGGGCCGGAAGTTATCGTCAAGGCGCTGGCCGACCCCGTGCTGCGGCAGCGGGCCAAGTATGTCATCTACGGGATGAACGAGCTGCTGGCGTACGCCGCCGACCTGGCGGAGTTTGACGTATTCTGGTGGCGCGATCCGTACCAGGGTCGGCTGCGGAGCTATCCGCACGATGTCGTCGTCGTGGATTACGACAGCTACAACTTCCTCGGCACCGACATCCGCGGGCCGAGCAAGATGGGCGGCGAAGCGTCGATGCGGTTTTGCCTGGATGCCATCGACGCCGCGATGAACGGGCTGGTGGACGGCATCGTGACGGCGCCGATCGCCAAGGAATCGTGGAAGCTTGCGGGGTACGGCTATCCGGGGCACACCGAGCTCTTTGCCAGCCGAACGCAGGCCAAGCGCCATGCGATGATGTTTGCCGGCGGGCCGCTGAAGGTGGTGCTCTGCACGGTGCATGTACCGCTGAACGGCTTATGGGGAAAGCTCAACATTGGCGCAGTGTTTCATCCGATCGAGCTCATCCACCAGGCAATGGTCGAGTGGTTCGATACGCCGAACCCGCGCATCGCGGTGGCGGGGCTGAACCCGCATGCGAGCGAGAACGGGCAGTTCGGGGACGAGGAAGAGCGGATCATCACGCCGGCGATCCAGATGGCGCGCGAGCAGGGGATCGACGCGACCGGCCCGTATCCGCCGGACACAGTTTTCCTGGCGGCGAAGGACGGCAAGTACGACGCCGTCGTCGCGATGTACCACGACCAGGGGCTGATCCCGGTCAAGCTGCTGGCGTTTGATCGGGCGGTGAATGTGACGATCGGCCTGCCGATCATCCGGACCAGCCCGGACCATGGCACGGCGTTCGACATCGTCGGCAAGAACCGGGCGAACCCCGGGAGCATGCGGGCGGCAATCGAGCTGGCGATCGAGATGGCGGTGAAGAAGCACGATCGGCTGAAGTCGCACCCGCCGACGCCGATGTTCGGCGACGGCGCATCGTCGGGCGCAGGCAACGAGTAA
- a CDS encoding type II secretion system protein yields the protein MTCCGLSDKPPFRRLPPTGFTLVELLVVIGIIGLLVSILLPSLSRAQEQAKRIKCAAQVRQHCAALIMYANDNKGRLPDYGNKKGEFNRSGVTATKDELQLVHPELRDMLKDVYGVPRQMFFCPTSPENDNPGMASPLVWSHTGHSGYGFLGYMFLAGRTELNKAKPAGNPIGSTATIGPYTGFEEVPPGMTIFPVKLTDRAYYDILVTDMARSYQNVLAPSNHLIGDDPSGYLPKEAKGGGSNVGFIDGRVEWKGYSDLGQKPTATSASSRRQFYLGQNRYYF from the coding sequence ATGACCTGTTGCGGACTTTCGGATAAACCCCCCTTTCGACGTCTGCCGCCGACGGGCTTCACGCTGGTCGAGCTTCTCGTCGTCATCGGTATCATCGGCCTGCTCGTGTCCATCCTCCTGCCATCGCTGTCTCGGGCCCAGGAGCAGGCCAAACGCATCAAGTGTGCTGCACAGGTCCGCCAGCACTGTGCCGCCCTGATCATGTACGCCAACGACAATAAAGGCCGCCTGCCTGATTACGGCAACAAAAAAGGCGAGTTCAACCGGAGCGGCGTCACCGCGACGAAGGACGAGCTGCAACTCGTCCACCCCGAGCTCCGCGACATGCTCAAGGACGTCTACGGCGTGCCGCGGCAGATGTTCTTCTGCCCCACCAGCCCCGAAAACGACAACCCCGGCATGGCCTCGCCGCTTGTCTGGTCGCATACCGGCCACAGCGGCTACGGCTTTCTCGGTTACATGTTCCTCGCCGGACGGACCGAGCTGAACAAAGCCAAGCCGGCCGGCAACCCCATAGGCTCCACGGCAACCATCGGACCCTACACCGGCTTCGAGGAAGTCCCGCCGGGCATGACGATCTTCCCCGTCAAACTCACCGACCGGGCCTACTACGACATCCTCGTGACCGACATGGCCCGCAGCTACCAGAACGTCCTGGCACCGTCCAACCACCTGATCGGTGACGACCCCAGCGGCTACCTCCCGAAAGAAGCCAAGGGCGGCGGGTCGAACGTCGGCTTCATCGACGGACGCGTGGAATGGAAGGGTTACAGCGACCTCGGCCAGAAACCCACCGCCACCAGCGCCAGTTCACGCCGCCAGTTTTATCTCGGCCAGAACCGTTACTACTTCTGA